A part of Melittangium boletus DSM 14713 genomic DNA contains:
- a CDS encoding family 2 encapsulin nanocompartment cargo protein terpene cyclase: MAKAQAKQPFELPDFYVPWPARLNPNLEGARTHSKAWARQMGIIDPPQEEAEPKIWDEAKFDAMDYALLCAYTHPEAPGPELDLITDWYVWVFYFDDHFLEVYKRSRDLAGAKKYLDRLPLFMPVDLSPPPEPTNAVERGLIDLWARTVPTKSMEWRRRFFDSTKALLEESNWELSNINERRVSNPIEYIEMRRKVGGAPWSADLVEHAVFAEVPARIAASRPMRVLKDTFSDGVHLRNDLFSYEREILEEGELSNCVLVMERFLDIDPQRAANLTNDILTSRLQQFENTAVTELPSLFAEHGLSPVEQANVLVYIRGLQDWQSGGHEWHMRSSRYMNRGGSGASESVSLGPTGLGTSAARLHLSPGSLGLIRLKSFSHVPYKAVGPVKLPKFYMPYKTWVNANLDAARRNSKEWARRMGMLETLPGIPGAYIWDDHKFDVADVALCGAMIHPNASGPELDLTAGWLVWGTYADDYFPTFYGHTRDMVGAKVFNARLSAFMPDDPSTLTTVPTNPVERGLADLWARTAGPMPPSARNHFRWAIQEMTASWLWELANQTQNRIPDPVDYVEMRRKTFGSDLTMSLCRLAHAHGLPAKLLRSRVMRSLEDSAADYACLTNDVFSYQKEIEFEGELNNGVLVVQRFLDLEKAEAIEVVNNLMSARMRQFEHIIALELPILVEDFGLDDKDREKLHKYVEQLQQWMAGVLRWHQTVDRYKEFELRASQKLPLAPRGATGLGTSAARIASLFGK, from the coding sequence ATGGCCAAGGCGCAAGCGAAACAACCCTTTGAATTGCCCGACTTCTATGTCCCTTGGCCAGCGCGCCTGAACCCCAACCTCGAGGGGGCCCGGACGCACTCCAAGGCCTGGGCGCGTCAAATGGGAATCATCGACCCGCCCCAGGAAGAGGCCGAGCCCAAGATCTGGGATGAGGCGAAGTTCGATGCCATGGACTACGCCCTGCTCTGTGCGTACACCCATCCCGAGGCGCCGGGCCCGGAACTCGACCTGATAACAGACTGGTATGTCTGGGTTTTCTACTTCGATGATCACTTCCTCGAGGTCTACAAGCGCTCCCGGGATCTCGCGGGCGCGAAGAAGTACCTCGACCGGTTGCCCTTGTTCATGCCGGTCGATCTCTCCCCCCCGCCGGAGCCCACCAACGCGGTGGAGCGTGGACTGATCGATCTGTGGGCGCGCACCGTGCCCACCAAGTCCATGGAATGGCGGCGCCGGTTCTTCGACAGCACCAAGGCGCTGCTCGAGGAGTCGAACTGGGAGCTGTCCAATATCAACGAGCGCCGGGTCTCCAATCCAATCGAATACATCGAGATGCGCCGCAAGGTGGGCGGAGCGCCCTGGTCGGCGGATCTCGTGGAGCACGCCGTCTTCGCCGAGGTGCCGGCCCGGATCGCCGCCTCCCGGCCGATGCGCGTCCTCAAGGACACGTTCTCGGATGGCGTGCACCTGCGCAACGACCTGTTCTCCTACGAGCGCGAGATCCTGGAAGAGGGGGAACTCTCCAACTGCGTCCTGGTGATGGAGCGTTTCCTGGACATCGATCCACAACGCGCCGCCAACCTGACCAATGACATCCTGACGTCCCGGCTCCAGCAGTTCGAGAACACCGCCGTGACCGAGCTGCCGTCCCTCTTCGCGGAGCACGGCCTGAGCCCGGTGGAGCAGGCGAACGTCCTCGTCTACATCCGGGGACTCCAGGACTGGCAGTCCGGTGGTCACGAGTGGCACATGCGCTCGAGCCGCTACATGAACCGCGGAGGCTCCGGAGCCTCGGAGTCCGTGTCCCTCGGCCCCACCGGGCTGGGAACCTCGGCGGCGCGCCTGCACTTGTCCCCCGGCTCCCTGGGGTTGATCCGGCTCAAGAGCTTCTCCCACGTGCCCTACAAGGCCGTGGGCCCGGTGAAGCTGCCGAAGTTCTACATGCCCTACAAGACGTGGGTGAACGCCAACCTGGATGCCGCGCGGCGCAACTCCAAGGAATGGGCACGTCGCATGGGCATGCTGGAGACCCTGCCCGGCATCCCTGGCGCCTACATCTGGGATGACCACAAGTTCGACGTGGCCGACGTGGCGCTGTGCGGTGCCATGATCCACCCCAACGCCTCCGGGCCCGAGCTGGACCTGACGGCCGGCTGGCTCGTGTGGGGTACCTACGCCGACGACTACTTCCCGACGTTCTATGGGCATACCCGAGACATGGTGGGCGCGAAGGTCTTCAACGCCCGGCTGTCGGCGTTCATGCCGGATGACCCCTCCACCCTGACCACGGTCCCCACCAACCCGGTGGAGCGCGGTCTGGCCGATCTCTGGGCTCGCACCGCCGGCCCCATGCCCCCGAGCGCGCGCAATCATTTCCGCTGGGCCATCCAGGAGATGACCGCGAGCTGGTTGTGGGAGCTCGCCAACCAGACGCAGAACCGCATCCCGGATCCGGTCGACTACGTGGAGATGCGCCGGAAGACGTTTGGCTCGGATCTCACGATGAGCCTTTGTCGGCTGGCCCACGCCCACGGACTCCCGGCCAAGCTGCTCCGCTCCCGGGTCATGCGCAGCCTCGAGGACTCCGCCGCCGACTACGCGTGCTTGACCAACGACGTCTTCTCCTATCAGAAAGAGATTGAATTCGAGGGCGAGCTCAACAACGGCGTGTTGGTCGTCCAGCGCTTCCTCGATCTGGAGAAGGCCGAGGCCATCGAGGTCGTCAACAACCTGATGTCCGCGCGGATGCGCCAGTTCGAGCACATCATCGCCCTGGAATTGCCCATCCTCGTCGAGGACTTCGGCCTGGACGACAAGGACCGGGAGAAGTTGCACAAGTACGTCGAGCAGCTCCAGCAATGGATGGCCGGCGTGCTCCGGTGGCATCAGACGGTGGACCGCTACAAGGAATTCGAGTTGCGAGCTTCCCAGAAGCTCCCGCTGGCCCCCCGGGGCGCCACGGGACTGGGCACCTCCGCCGCACGCATCGCGTCGCTGTTCGGCAAATAG
- a CDS encoding Imm52 family immunity protein, whose translation MERFQAGAHWAGRKESAGECARRAGLLFASLAECDPAYARWFEYAYSRKNALTLPFEPTQDTFLRFFERKKYRLGRDAFYFDAWTGEEREGRGGQLSFTCGSGLPFYANGCVLHLPREEPAAGRVLTVPVLKKVVNALVRAWEPDRCVILSEDDPASKRLAEPTGACLGWFMYFSRARGRVPALPKSVRVEPVEDRGSLIILTPEPFSRGNTAHMDLAARVRERLEKAGLLPPVSG comes from the coding sequence ATGGAACGTTTCCAGGCGGGAGCACATTGGGCAGGTCGCAAGGAGTCCGCTGGGGAGTGTGCCCGGCGCGCCGGGCTGCTCTTCGCCTCGTTGGCGGAATGCGATCCGGCCTATGCCCGCTGGTTCGAGTACGCGTATTCACGCAAGAACGCGCTGACGCTGCCGTTCGAGCCCACCCAGGACACGTTCCTGCGCTTCTTCGAGCGCAAGAAGTACCGGCTCGGCCGGGATGCGTTCTACTTCGACGCCTGGACCGGAGAGGAGCGGGAGGGGCGGGGTGGCCAGCTGAGCTTCACCTGCGGCTCGGGCCTGCCCTTCTACGCCAACGGGTGTGTGCTCCACCTGCCGCGTGAGGAGCCCGCGGCGGGGCGGGTGCTCACCGTTCCGGTGCTCAAGAAGGTGGTGAACGCTCTGGTGCGCGCCTGGGAACCAGACCGGTGTGTCATCCTCTCCGAAGATGACCCGGCCTCGAAGAGGCTCGCGGAACCGACGGGCGCCTGCCTTGGCTGGTTCATGTACTTCTCACGTGCTCGGGGACGCGTGCCGGCCCTTCCGAAATCCGTGCGGGTGGAGCCCGTGGAGGATCGGGGCTCGCTCATCATCCTCACCCCGGAACCCTTTTCCCGGGGGAACACGGCGCACATGGACCTGGCCGCGCGTGTGCGCGAGCGGCTGGAGAAGGCGGGACTCCTGCCGCCTGTCTCCGGCTGA
- a CDS encoding family 2B encapsulin nanocompartment shell protein, with translation MANSVNTGNGGVVEQQQTSLNTAAARQLTTTTKSHPQMEGISPRWLLRMLPWVEVPGGVYRVNRRLTYTAGDARLSFGNVGAKVQVIPQELRKLPLLRGFDDEDSDSVIDTLAKQFVQKEFKAGDLIVEVGQPAEHVILLAHGRAQKLGVGKYGDPVVLDSLGDGDHFGDQAVVESDDRWKFAVKALTPCTVMMLPQRIFEVVISQSPSLGAHVGRFKERLKKPQDKSGQAAIELSAGHHGEPTLPQTFVDYELRPREYELSVAQTILRVHTRVSDLYNDPMNQTQEQLRLTVEALRERQEHELINNREFGLLHNADLKQRVIARRGPPTPDDLDELLSRRRKSRFFLAHPRTIAAFGQECNRRGVYPTYVEVDGNKFIGWRGVPLLPSDKIPIGNDGTTSIIVMRTGKDDQGVVGLHQTGIPDEISPGLSARRMDVSDKAITSYLVSTYYSVAPLVPDALGVLENIQLGFGR, from the coding sequence ATGGCGAATTCGGTGAACACGGGTAACGGTGGTGTGGTCGAGCAGCAGCAGACGAGCCTGAACACGGCCGCTGCCCGTCAGTTGACGACGACGACCAAGTCGCATCCGCAAATGGAGGGAATCTCTCCGCGCTGGCTGCTGCGGATGCTGCCCTGGGTGGAGGTGCCCGGCGGCGTGTATCGCGTCAACCGCCGCCTGACCTACACGGCGGGTGACGCGCGCCTGAGCTTTGGCAACGTGGGAGCCAAGGTGCAGGTCATTCCCCAGGAGCTGCGCAAGCTGCCGCTGCTGCGCGGCTTCGACGACGAGGACTCCGACTCGGTGATCGACACCCTGGCGAAGCAGTTCGTCCAGAAGGAGTTCAAGGCCGGAGACCTCATCGTCGAGGTGGGCCAGCCCGCCGAGCATGTCATCCTGCTCGCCCATGGCCGGGCCCAGAAGCTGGGCGTGGGCAAGTATGGCGATCCGGTCGTCCTCGACTCGCTGGGCGACGGCGACCACTTCGGAGATCAGGCGGTCGTGGAGTCGGACGACCGCTGGAAGTTCGCGGTCAAGGCGCTCACGCCGTGCACGGTGATGATGCTGCCGCAGCGGATCTTCGAGGTGGTGATCTCCCAGTCTCCCTCCCTGGGCGCTCACGTCGGGCGGTTCAAGGAGCGGCTGAAGAAGCCCCAGGACAAGTCGGGGCAGGCCGCCATCGAGCTGTCCGCCGGCCACCATGGCGAGCCGACGCTGCCGCAGACGTTCGTCGACTACGAGCTCAGGCCACGCGAGTATGAGCTGAGCGTGGCCCAGACCATCCTGCGGGTCCACACCCGTGTCTCGGATCTGTACAACGATCCGATGAACCAGACCCAGGAGCAGCTGCGTCTGACCGTCGAGGCCCTGCGCGAGCGGCAGGAACACGAGTTGATCAACAATCGTGAGTTCGGGCTGTTGCACAACGCCGACCTCAAGCAGCGCGTCATCGCGCGCAGGGGGCCGCCCACGCCGGACGATCTGGACGAGCTGCTGAGCCGGCGCAGGAAGTCGCGCTTCTTCCTGGCCCACCCGCGCACCATCGCCGCGTTCGGTCAGGAGTGCAACCGGCGGGGGGTCTACCCGACCTACGTCGAGGTGGACGGCAACAAGTTCATCGGCTGGCGGGGTGTTCCCCTCCTGCCTTCCGACAAGATCCCCATCGGGAACGACGGCACGACCTCCATCATCGTGATGCGTACCGGGAAGGACGATCAGGGCGTCGTCGGCCTGCACCAGACCGGCATTCCGGATGAGATCTCTCCCGGTCTCTCGGCCCGGCGCATGGACGTCAGCGATAAGGCCATCACCTCCTATCTCGTCAGCACCTACTACTCGGTGGCCCCCCTGGTCCCCGACGCGCTCGGAGTGCTCGAGAACATCCAACTCGGATTCGGGCGCTGA
- a CDS encoding family 2B encapsulin nanocompartment shell protein codes for MTSPVGKPGDEKSQLSLGTAAARQLTTTTKSQPQMQGISSRWLLKLLPWVQVSGGTFRLNRRLSYTLGDGRVSFVNTGAKVQVIPQELTELPLLRGFDDVEALTALANRFEQKEYKPGEIITEAGKEADSICLIAHGKVEKIGKGKYGDESVIGFLADGDHYSYEVLLESQDYWQYTVKAVTYCTVLILQQSSFESVVALSPSLQKHVEQFKARRHKKTDGTGEAAIELSAGHHGEPVLPGTYVDYETSPREYELAVAQTVLQIHTRVADLFNDPMNQTQEQLRLTVEALKERKEHELINNREFGLLHNADLKQRIHTRSGPPTPDDMDELLATVWKEPSFFLAHPRAIAAFGQECNRRGIYPTSVEMHGNMVPAWRGIPIVSCNKIPISDTRTSSIILMRAGEKNQGVIGLHQAGIPDEIEPSFNVRFMGINEKAIISYLVSTYFSTAVLVPDALGILESVEIGRME; via the coding sequence ATGACGAGTCCAGTGGGGAAGCCGGGTGATGAGAAGAGCCAGTTGAGCCTCGGAACGGCGGCGGCACGCCAGCTGACGACGACGACCAAGTCGCAGCCCCAGATGCAGGGAATTTCTTCCCGCTGGCTGCTCAAGCTGCTGCCCTGGGTGCAGGTCTCCGGTGGCACCTTCCGCCTCAACCGCCGCCTGAGCTACACCCTCGGCGACGGCCGGGTGTCCTTCGTCAACACCGGCGCGAAGGTCCAGGTCATTCCCCAGGAGCTCACCGAGCTGCCGCTGCTGCGCGGCTTCGATGACGTCGAGGCGTTGACCGCCCTGGCCAACCGCTTCGAGCAGAAGGAGTACAAGCCCGGGGAGATCATCACCGAGGCCGGCAAGGAGGCCGATTCGATCTGCCTGATCGCCCACGGCAAGGTGGAGAAGATCGGCAAGGGCAAGTACGGCGACGAGTCCGTGATCGGCTTCCTGGCGGACGGCGACCACTACAGCTACGAGGTGCTGCTCGAGTCGCAGGACTACTGGCAGTACACGGTCAAGGCCGTCACGTACTGCACCGTGCTGATCCTCCAGCAGTCCTCGTTCGAGTCCGTGGTGGCCTTGTCGCCGTCGCTCCAGAAGCACGTCGAGCAGTTCAAGGCCCGCAGGCACAAGAAGACGGATGGGACGGGCGAGGCCGCCATCGAGCTGTCCGCGGGCCACCATGGCGAGCCCGTGCTGCCGGGCACCTACGTGGATTACGAGACGTCGCCTCGTGAGTACGAGCTGGCCGTGGCCCAGACCGTGCTCCAGATCCACACCCGCGTCGCCGACCTGTTCAACGACCCGATGAACCAGACCCAGGAGCAGTTGCGTCTGACCGTCGAGGCGTTGAAGGAGCGCAAGGAGCACGAGCTCATCAACAACCGCGAGTTCGGCCTGCTGCACAACGCGGATCTCAAGCAGCGCATCCACACGCGCAGCGGACCGCCGACCCCCGATGACATGGACGAGCTGCTGGCCACCGTGTGGAAGGAGCCGTCGTTCTTCCTGGCCCACCCCCGCGCCATCGCCGCGTTCGGGCAGGAGTGCAACCGCCGGGGCATCTACCCGACCAGCGTCGAGATGCATGGCAACATGGTCCCCGCCTGGCGCGGCATCCCCATCGTGTCCTGCAACAAGATTCCCATCAGCGACACGCGCACCAGCTCCATCATCCTGATGCGCGCGGGTGAGAAGAACCAGGGCGTCATCGGCCTGCATCAGGCGGGCATCCCGGACGAGATCGAGCCCAGCTTCAACGTCCGGTTCATGGGCATCAACGAGAAGGCGATCATCTCCTACCTGGTCAGCACCTACTTCTCCACGGCGGTCCTCGTCCCCGACGCGCTCGGCATCCTCGAGAGCGTCGAAATCGGCCGCATGGAATAG